The proteins below are encoded in one region of Halalkalicoccus jeotgali B3:
- the pan1 gene encoding proteasome-activating nucleotidase Pan1 produces the protein MTDTVEDVDLPYEEGTSQQDKIEALRDWLDVLEDQNEEMRDKLLDANAENNKYQQKLERLTHENKKLKQSPLFVATVQEMTDEGVIIKQHGNNQEALTEVTEEMRAELEPDSRVAVNNSLSIVKQLEGETDVRARVMQVEESPEVSYTDIGGLDEQMNEVRETVEMPLLKPDMFRDVGIDPPSGVLLYGPPGTGKTMLAKAVANETDATFIKMAGSELVHKFIGEGAKLVRDLFEVARSHEPAVLFIDEIDAIASKRTESKTSGDAEVQRTMMQLLSEMDGFEDRGEVRIIAATNRFDMLDRAILRPGRFDRLIEVPKPNAEGRELIFEIHTREMNVAEDVDFAKLAEEATEASGADIKAICTEAGMFAIRDDRTEVRMEDFEEAWAKIQAEEEDDEVSKTFA, from the coding sequence ATGACCGATACTGTAGAGGACGTCGACCTCCCGTACGAGGAGGGAACCTCACAGCAGGACAAGATCGAGGCCCTGCGCGACTGGCTCGACGTCCTCGAGGATCAGAACGAGGAGATGCGCGATAAGCTGTTGGACGCGAACGCCGAGAACAACAAGTACCAGCAGAAACTCGAGCGTCTGACCCACGAGAACAAGAAGCTCAAGCAGTCCCCGCTCTTTGTCGCCACCGTCCAGGAAATGACCGACGAGGGCGTCATCATCAAACAGCACGGCAACAATCAGGAGGCGCTCACCGAGGTCACCGAGGAGATGCGCGCCGAACTCGAACCCGACAGCCGGGTGGCGGTCAACAACTCGCTGTCGATCGTCAAGCAACTCGAAGGCGAGACCGACGTGCGCGCCCGCGTCATGCAGGTCGAGGAGAGTCCCGAGGTCTCCTACACCGATATCGGCGGGCTCGACGAGCAGATGAACGAGGTGCGCGAAACCGTCGAGATGCCCCTTCTCAAACCGGATATGTTCCGCGACGTGGGGATCGATCCCCCGAGCGGCGTCCTGCTCTACGGGCCGCCCGGAACCGGGAAAACGATGCTGGCGAAGGCGGTCGCGAACGAGACCGACGCCACGTTCATCAAGATGGCCGGCTCCGAGCTCGTCCATAAGTTCATCGGCGAGGGCGCGAAGCTGGTCCGGGACCTCTTCGAGGTCGCCCGCTCCCACGAACCCGCCGTGTTGTTCATCGACGAGATCGACGCCATCGCCTCGAAACGCACCGAATCGAAGACGTCGGGCGACGCGGAGGTCCAGCGCACGATGATGCAGCTCCTCTCGGAGATGGACGGCTTCGAGGACCGTGGCGAGGTACGGATCATCGCGGCGACGAACCGCTTCGACATGCTCGATCGCGCCATTCTCCGGCCCGGCCGGTTCGACCGCCTCATCGAGGTGCCAAAGCCCAACGCGGAGGGTCGCGAGCTCATCTTCGAGATCCACACCCGGGAGATGAACGTCGCCGAGGACGTCGACTTCGCGAAACTGGCCGAGGAGGCGACCGAGGCAAGCGGCGCGGACATCAAGGCGATCTGTACGGAGGCGGGGATGTTCGCCATCCGCGACGACCGCACCGAAGTGCGGATGGAGGACTTCGAGGAGGCGTGGGCGAAGATCCAGGCCGAAGAGGAGGACGACGAGGTCTCGAAGACGTTCGCCTGA
- the cysE gene encoding serine O-acetyltransferase produces MFKRVREDVRTAKAKDPAAKSTFEVLLAYPGLHAIWMYRIAHALWTAGFRLPGRLLSHYARFLTGVEIHPGAQIGRRFFIDHGMGIVIGETAEIGDDVMLYHGVTLGGDSLADEKRHPTLEDGVTVGAGSTLLGPIVLGEGASVGAGSVVLDSVPGNCTVVGNPAKLAGDCAEDDSVTLGRGVNR; encoded by the coding sequence ATGTTCAAGCGAGTCCGTGAGGACGTTCGGACGGCCAAGGCGAAGGATCCGGCAGCCAAGAGTACGTTTGAGGTCCTGCTCGCGTACCCGGGGCTGCACGCGATCTGGATGTATCGGATCGCCCACGCGCTCTGGACGGCGGGCTTTCGGCTCCCCGGACGCCTGCTCTCGCATTACGCCCGCTTTCTCACCGGCGTCGAGATCCACCCCGGCGCACAGATCGGGCGACGATTCTTCATCGACCACGGCATGGGCATCGTGATCGGCGAAACCGCCGAGATCGGCGACGACGTAATGCTCTATCACGGCGTGACGCTGGGCGGGGATTCGTTGGCGGACGAGAAGCGCCATCCGACCCTCGAAGACGGCGTCACCGTCGGGGCCGGTTCGACCCTACTGGGCCCGATCGTCCTCGGCGAGGGCGCAAGCGTCGGTGCCGGATCAGTGGTGCTGGACTCGGTGCCCGGAAACTGCACGGTCGTGGGCAACCCGGCAAAGCTCGCCGGCGACTGTGCCGAGGACGATTCGGTGACGCTCGGCCGGGGCGTCAACCGATAG
- a CDS encoding DUF5800 family protein, translating to MTTISIDDEGVDAVYEGTEFRLERELIEEATEKRYWDVTDHEILQIIERDPELSGEPRRVGDIVR from the coding sequence ATGACGACGATCTCCATCGACGACGAAGGCGTCGACGCCGTCTACGAAGGTACGGAGTTCCGCCTCGAACGCGAACTGATCGAAGAGGCGACCGAGAAACGCTACTGGGACGTCACCGACCATGAGATCCTCCAGATCATCGAGCGTGATCCCGAACTCTCGGGTGAACCTCGGCGCGTCGGTGATATCGTCCGGTAG
- a CDS encoding polymer-forming cytoskeletal protein gives MSLRPDPLSALSIPDGTVVEEHDLVTDGDVFVGAQSTVEFGIRGRNVVAGERVRFGGHIEAEGDCRLDTWCSVADNVLVGGDAYLGERIEIDGKLVVGGDLDIGDDVQIAEGFEASGWIVIRNPMPTIVFLFMYLTHLLRMGEDDAAEELVEELFDEDEEREPLTIPTGGTVSDDAWRVSTPATIGRDCRLHGNVRAESITVGEDTEIFGSLRARDDIEIAAGAVVHGDVTTRSGTVTVAAEARIWGDISCEHLDLARDGVVDGTIRARGEVHTGLSTDPDGSPQ, from the coding sequence GTGTCACTCCGGCCGGACCCCCTCTCTGCGCTCTCGATTCCCGACGGTACCGTCGTCGAAGAGCACGATCTGGTGACCGACGGCGACGTGTTCGTCGGCGCCCAGAGCACCGTCGAGTTCGGGATCAGAGGTCGGAACGTCGTCGCCGGCGAGCGGGTGCGCTTCGGCGGGCACATCGAGGCCGAGGGCGACTGCCGGCTCGATACGTGGTGTTCGGTCGCGGACAACGTACTGGTCGGCGGGGACGCCTACCTAGGCGAGCGCATCGAGATCGACGGTAAACTGGTCGTCGGTGGCGATCTGGACATCGGCGACGACGTCCAGATCGCCGAGGGGTTCGAAGCCAGCGGCTGGATCGTCATCCGGAACCCGATGCCGACGATCGTCTTCCTGTTCATGTACCTCACCCACCTGCTTCGGATGGGCGAGGACGACGCCGCAGAGGAACTGGTCGAGGAACTGTTCGACGAGGACGAGGAACGCGAACCGCTGACGATCCCGACCGGTGGGACCGTCTCGGACGACGCCTGGCGGGTCTCGACCCCGGCGACGATCGGGCGGGACTGTCGACTGCACGGCAACGTTCGGGCCGAATCGATCACGGTCGGCGAGGACACCGAGATCTTCGGGAGCCTTCGGGCGCGCGACGACATCGAGATCGCCGCCGGGGCCGTCGTTCACGGGGACGTCACGACCCGCAGCGGGACCGTCACCGTCGCCGCCGAGGCGCGCATCTGGGGGGATATCTCGTGTGAACACCTCGACCTGGCGCGCGATGGAGTCGTCGACGGGACGATCCGCGCACGCGGCGAGGTACACACTGGCCTCTCGACCGATCCCGACGGCTCACCGCAGTAA
- a CDS encoding 4Fe-4S dicluster domain-containing protein, translating to MPIDSTFEENREKVDTHRGHDVWGPVEEPEQLGIHGTHVAVDFDVCLADGACLEDCPVDVFEWVDTPDHPESEIKADPANEAQCIDCMLCVDVCPVDAIDVDAGRAGRT from the coding sequence ATGCCCATTGATTCGACGTTCGAGGAGAACCGCGAAAAGGTAGATACCCACCGGGGCCACGACGTGTGGGGTCCGGTCGAAGAGCCAGAACAACTCGGAATCCACGGCACTCACGTCGCCGTGGACTTCGACGTCTGTCTCGCCGACGGCGCGTGCTTGGAGGACTGTCCCGTGGACGTCTTCGAGTGGGTGGACACGCCCGACCACCCTGAAAGCGAGATCAAGGCCGATCCGGCAAACGAGGCCCAGTGTATCGACTGTATGCTGTGTGTCGACGTCTGTCCGGTCGACGCCATCGACGTCGACGCCGGCCGAGCGGGGCGGACATGA
- a CDS encoding electron transfer flavoprotein subunit beta/FixA family protein — protein MYTVTLTKGVPDFSEGAVSFDDEGHLERGKTPTVMNPNDAFALRAALQTKVRHGGTTAVMSMGPPGYGEVLEEAMESIYADELFLLSDREMAAADTWATSITLATGIEKVAEEREQPDLLFAGFKTADGETGHTGPQTCWCLDWPILTHVIALDVDEEERTVRAKRLVEGDIEEIETVKAPLPAMIVTDPEFEATYRKAQHRLTYKDRREETKARAESYEDHLTTWDHTELNLDPDYIGLDGSPTIVSGVDPIPKAPSEREATVVEPGDEAGMESVLDELLPYTDRAAAGGD, from the coding sequence ATGTATACAGTCACACTCACGAAGGGCGTTCCGGACTTCAGCGAGGGCGCGGTCTCGTTTGACGACGAGGGGCACTTAGAGCGGGGCAAGACCCCGACGGTGATGAACCCGAACGACGCGTTCGCGCTCCGGGCGGCCCTCCAGACGAAGGTGCGCCACGGCGGCACGACCGCGGTGATGAGCATGGGCCCGCCGGGCTACGGCGAGGTGCTCGAAGAGGCGATGGAATCGATCTACGCCGACGAACTGTTCTTGCTCTCCGATCGCGAGATGGCCGCCGCCGACACGTGGGCGACGTCGATCACGCTCGCGACGGGGATCGAGAAGGTCGCGGAGGAACGGGAGCAGCCCGACCTCCTCTTTGCGGGCTTCAAGACCGCAGACGGCGAGACCGGCCACACCGGTCCCCAGACCTGCTGGTGTCTCGACTGGCCGATCCTCACACACGTGATCGCACTCGACGTGGACGAAGAGGAGCGAACGGTGCGGGCGAAACGGCTCGTCGAGGGCGATATCGAGGAGATAGAGACGGTGAAGGCACCGCTTCCCGCGATGATCGTCACCGACCCCGAGTTCGAGGCGACGTACAGGAAAGCCCAGCATCGACTCACCTACAAGGACCGCCGCGAGGAGACGAAAGCGCGTGCCGAGTCATATGAAGACCACCTGACGACGTGGGACCACACCGAATTGAACCTCGATCCCGACTACATCGGGCTGGATGGTTCGCCGACTATCGTTTCCGGTGTCGATCCGATCCCGAAAGCACCCTCCGAGCGCGAAGCGACGGTAGTCGAACCCGGCGACGAGGCGGGGATGGAATCGGTTCTCGACGAACTGCTTCCGTACACTGACCGCGCCGCCGCGGGGGGTGACTGA
- a CDS encoding electron transfer flavoprotein subunit alpha/FixB family protein, whose amino-acid sequence MGEMDPREYEIAELGPKVREVEDLDELEEMLELEEGGPNREDVKTLLVSRIEKVEAEEKEGPQEIDPSELTVAELGNVVRKIDAVDELEVLLEEEKKGQDRKTAKRLIESQLESVQGSEDGEETERLPPEEKHPDLDHPTADKQYVKALEGGSYRDMWVYCETQQGQLIDATKEMLGKARELMDEYNDSYGETERVVAVVIGDSVEGLAEETIAYGADVAIYTEDPRLERFYHKPYTEVFCEMARAGSGSEWDDSRGDADWKTIEGEVYDEPRYVLFPATNNGRDLSAQVQAELDSGLASDCSGLYIEETVISNPAKTGGAGDKKEFERVLHMKRPDFSGFEYSTILCLDAPGREFHPQGASVIPGSFDLPEPDVGREGEVVAFEATLDEEWFGVQIEDHDRLEGGVDLTGREVIVALGRGIGDDPTKGMELGLDLVDAFDDADLGISRGIVTSSYQFEGHVERYAKEERQIGETGQVVAPDLYIAAGISGAIQHKVGMDESETIVSINTDPEADIRDFSDYFIEGDLFEVLPRLTEAIERGEPVAAVADGGEGTGGSRPDADRRSKGGDD is encoded by the coding sequence ATGGGCGAGATGGATCCGCGCGAGTATGAGATCGCGGAGCTCGGTCCGAAGGTGCGGGAGGTCGAGGATCTCGATGAACTGGAGGAGATGCTCGAACTCGAGGAGGGCGGGCCGAACCGCGAGGACGTCAAAACGCTGCTCGTCAGCCGGATCGAGAAGGTCGAAGCCGAAGAGAAGGAGGGCCCCCAAGAGATCGACCCGAGCGAACTCACCGTCGCGGAACTGGGCAACGTCGTGCGGAAGATCGACGCAGTCGACGAGCTCGAAGTCCTGCTGGAGGAGGAGAAGAAAGGGCAGGACCGAAAGACCGCAAAACGGCTGATCGAGAGCCAGCTCGAATCGGTCCAGGGAAGCGAGGATGGCGAGGAAACCGAACGACTCCCGCCCGAGGAGAAACACCCCGATCTCGACCACCCGACGGCGGACAAACAGTACGTGAAGGCCTTGGAGGGGGGCAGCTACCGGGACATGTGGGTCTACTGTGAGACCCAGCAGGGGCAGTTGATCGACGCCACAAAGGAGATGCTCGGGAAGGCCCGCGAGCTGATGGACGAGTACAACGACTCCTACGGAGAGACCGAGCGCGTCGTCGCGGTCGTGATCGGCGACTCGGTCGAAGGGCTTGCTGAAGAGACGATCGCCTACGGTGCGGACGTGGCGATCTACACCGAGGACCCACGGTTGGAGCGGTTCTACCACAAACCCTATACTGAAGTTTTCTGCGAGATGGCACGCGCCGGGTCGGGAAGCGAGTGGGACGACTCGCGAGGTGACGCCGACTGGAAGACGATCGAGGGCGAGGTCTACGACGAGCCCCGGTACGTGCTGTTCCCGGCGACGAACAACGGCCGGGATCTCTCGGCGCAGGTGCAGGCCGAACTCGACAGCGGGCTTGCCAGCGACTGTTCAGGGCTGTACATCGAGGAGACGGTCATCTCGAACCCCGCGAAGACAGGCGGGGCGGGCGACAAGAAGGAGTTCGAGCGCGTGCTCCACATGAAACGGCCCGACTTCTCGGGGTTCGAGTACTCGACCATCCTCTGTCTCGACGCGCCCGGTCGAGAGTTCCACCCGCAGGGCGCGTCGGTCATTCCCGGTAGCTTCGACCTGCCCGAGCCCGACGTCGGGCGCGAGGGCGAGGTCGTGGCGTTCGAGGCGACCCTCGACGAGGAGTGGTTCGGCGTGCAGATCGAGGACCACGACCGCCTCGAGGGCGGCGTGGACCTCACCGGACGGGAGGTGATCGTCGCGCTCGGGCGCGGGATCGGCGACGACCCCACGAAGGGAATGGAACTGGGTCTAGACTTGGTCGACGCCTTCGACGATGCCGATCTGGGAATCAGCCGCGGGATCGTCACCTCCTCATATCAGTTCGAGGGCCACGTCGAGCGCTACGCGAAAGAGGAGCGCCAGATCGGCGAGACCGGCCAGGTCGTCGCGCCCGACCTCTACATCGCCGCGGGGATCAGCGGCGCGATCCAGCACAAGGTGGGGATGGACGAGTCCGAGACGATCGTCTCGATCAACACCGACCCCGAGGCCGACATCCGCGACTTCTCCGATTACTTCATCGAGGGCGACCTCTTCGAGGTCCTTCCGCGATTGACCGAAGCGATCGAGCGCGGCGAGCCGGTTGCGGCCGTCGCGGACGGCGGCGAGGGCACCGGGGGTTCCCGACCCGATGCAGACCGGCGGTCCAAGGGAGGTGATGACTGA
- a CDS encoding FAD-dependent oxidoreductase, with protein MATNADPAEKTENAPAEAIERGEVASADEDSEEYEHYEAVVVGCGPGGAAAAATLARNGVETLVLERGVDAGSKNVSGGLLYAEESAPYTIDDLFPGFREEAAERPITDYYLHNVAGEKVKTFDITDLHEHDTEWSDAVLRRKMDSWLAERVHEMTRETGGGLLTEVRVNGLLREGGEIVGVTCNELDPITADLIVAADGVNSELARDAGLMDWEEPEQWFQGVKAVVDLPDVDERFGLDSDEGEAHLFSGDLFSDVRGGGFLYTNEGSLSIGTVFHLDSLVAEEAEPHELLDALLTHPLLGEWLGDEYHEREYSAKLVPDSKKVANPEPGEGRLVLVGDAGGQMQAQGPIIKGMNHAVTAGALAAEAFVEARSRGDRTLAGERYAKRLRDEGVMAKLRPKRYEAASALGERGPVANLSDKVVDSRVGRTALRALSRANGLERLYSSPYLSMMVPDTATPYVTLPAVIAEELGQPVEGENSVEPPSLADRIGELTYDTDVGNPHIELLDSSVEASGAAVTACPVSAQDFGGGCYREEVVKTNGDEERLISLDTQPCVECGTCAIVADTRWEHPRGGKGVEFREG; from the coding sequence ATGGCCACGAACGCCGATCCCGCGGAGAAGACCGAGAACGCGCCCGCGGAGGCGATCGAGCGCGGCGAGGTCGCGTCCGCCGACGAGGACAGCGAGGAGTACGAGCACTACGAGGCGGTCGTCGTCGGCTGCGGACCGGGCGGTGCCGCGGCGGCCGCGACGCTCGCGCGAAACGGCGTCGAGACGCTGGTCCTCGAACGCGGCGTCGACGCCGGCTCGAAGAACGTCTCCGGAGGGCTTCTCTACGCCGAGGAATCCGCCCCGTACACGATCGACGACCTCTTTCCAGGCTTTCGCGAGGAGGCCGCCGAACGCCCGATCACCGACTACTACCTTCACAACGTCGCCGGCGAGAAGGTGAAGACGTTCGACATCACGGACCTCCACGAACACGACACCGAGTGGAGCGACGCGGTGCTCCGGCGAAAGATGGACTCGTGGCTCGCAGAACGGGTCCACGAGATGACCCGTGAGACCGGCGGCGGGCTACTGACCGAGGTGCGGGTCAACGGACTCCTGCGGGAAGGTGGGGAGATCGTCGGCGTCACCTGCAACGAACTCGATCCCATCACTGCCGACCTGATCGTCGCGGCCGACGGCGTCAACAGCGAACTGGCTCGCGACGCCGGGCTGATGGACTGGGAGGAGCCCGAACAGTGGTTCCAGGGCGTCAAGGCCGTGGTGGACCTTCCCGATGTCGACGAGCGATTCGGGTTAGATAGTGATGAAGGCGAGGCCCACCTCTTCTCGGGCGACCTCTTCTCGGACGTCCGGGGCGGGGGTTTCCTCTACACCAACGAGGGGTCACTGTCGATCGGGACGGTCTTTCACCTCGATTCGCTGGTGGCGGAGGAGGCCGAACCCCACGAACTGCTCGACGCGCTGCTCACTCACCCGCTACTGGGGGAGTGGCTCGGCGACGAGTACCACGAACGCGAGTACAGCGCGAAGCTCGTACCCGATTCGAAGAAGGTCGCCAACCCCGAGCCCGGCGAGGGCCGACTCGTGCTCGTGGGCGACGCGGGCGGGCAGATGCAGGCCCAGGGGCCGATCATCAAAGGGATGAACCACGCGGTGACGGCGGGCGCGCTGGCGGCGGAAGCGTTCGTCGAGGCGCGCTCGCGGGGTGACCGGACCCTCGCGGGCGAGCGCTACGCGAAGCGCCTCCGTGACGAGGGCGTGATGGCGAAACTCAGGCCCAAACGCTACGAGGCCGCGAGCGCCCTGGGCGAGCGCGGGCCGGTCGCGAACCTTTCTGACAAAGTGGTCGACTCCCGCGTGGGCCGAACGGCACTTCGCGCGCTCTCGCGGGCGAACGGGCTCGAACGACTCTACAGTTCGCCGTACCTCTCGATGATGGTACCGGACACCGCGACGCCCTACGTGACGCTTCCGGCCGTCATCGCCGAGGAGTTAGGCCAGCCCGTCGAGGGCGAGAATAGCGTCGAACCTCCGAGCCTCGCGGATCGGATCGGCGAGTTGACCTACGACACCGACGTGGGCAACCCGCATATCGAACTGCTCGATTCGTCTGTCGAGGCAAGCGGCGCGGCGGTGACCGCCTGTCCAGTCAGCGCGCAGGACTTCGGCGGGGGCTGCTACCGCGAGGAGGTCGTCAAGACCAACGGGGACGAGGAACGTCTGATCAGCCTCGACACCCAACCCTGCGTCGAGTGCGGAACGTGTGCGATCGTCGCAGACACCCGCTGGGAGCACCCGCGTGGCGGGAAGGGCGTCGAGTTCCGCGAGGGATGA
- a CDS encoding GNAT family N-acetyltransferase produces MNAQTEPDLDHGDRERIYAYLKDHGPTDYGNVQEATFPQDPGGFRHHVAILKRNGLVEEALGGGLQVVPELEGEEEEFTRDGVEFHVRPARQADLSGILGVLRQVAEKRTYIVAETVAQELDHEGELLRQDDVESRVFFVATVNDEVVGWTHLQSPEIEKLSHTAELTTGVLEEYRGHGLGGHLLERGLEWAGSQGYERVYQSIPSTNEGAIEFLEDHGWEVEAVREGHYKIDGEYVDEVMMAASL; encoded by the coding sequence ATGAACGCCCAGACCGAACCGGATCTCGATCACGGCGACCGCGAACGCATCTACGCGTATCTGAAGGATCACGGCCCGACGGACTACGGAAACGTCCAGGAGGCGACGTTTCCGCAGGATCCCGGCGGATTCCGCCACCACGTCGCGATCCTGAAGCGAAACGGGCTCGTCGAGGAGGCGTTGGGTGGCGGGCTACAGGTCGTCCCCGAACTCGAAGGCGAGGAAGAGGAGTTCACCCGCGACGGGGTCGAGTTCCACGTCCGGCCCGCCCGTCAGGCCGATCTCTCCGGTATTCTCGGTGTCCTCCGGCAGGTCGCCGAGAAACGCACCTACATCGTCGCCGAGACGGTCGCCCAGGAACTCGACCACGAGGGCGAGCTGCTCCGCCAGGACGACGTCGAGTCGCGCGTGTTCTTCGTCGCGACGGTCAACGACGAGGTCGTCGGCTGGACGCACCTCCAGTCGCCGGAGATCGAGAAACTCTCCCACACGGCGGAACTGACGACGGGCGTCTTAGAGGAGTATCGCGGTCACGGTCTCGGGGGCCACCTGCTCGAACGCGGCCTCGAATGGGCCGGCTCGCAGGGCTACGAGCGGGTCTATCAGAGCATCCCCTCGACGAACGAGGGGGCCATCGAGTTCCTCGAAGACCACGGTTGGGAGGTCGAGGCGGTGCGGGAGGGCCACTACAAGATCGACGGCGAGTACGTCGACGAGGTGATGATGGCCGCCTCGCTATAG
- a CDS encoding LLM class flavin-dependent oxidoreductase → MTDERMGLNLFTMNSVEHVSAGSWRYPGDQSHRYTDREYWTELARTAERGGFDAIFFADVRGIYDVYDDGRETAIERAVQTPSNHPQALVPAMAEVTDHLGFAITRSTTYAHPYQLAREFSTLDHLTDGRVAFNVVTSYLDSAARNLGLEQRMDHDGRYDRAAEFMQVCYRLWEGSWDDDAVARDREQGVYTDPEKVREIDFEGEYFDVQGPHGCEPSPQRTPVIYQAGSSERGREFAAKNAEAVFTSQPTEKGVRDYMADMRERAAECGRDPDSLDFFAGLVPIVGETAEIAQAKHESYKETIDVEATLALLSGFMDMDLSELNPDQKLEHIETEAIQGAVNAFTKSDPDREWTVREMAQFAGLGTTSPVVVGPPEEIADAFEHWFHEVGVDGFNVKEVIRPNSLRDFVDLVVPELRERGLVRGEYEDGTLRESLTGRSELAEDHPGKREAISAMGLREL, encoded by the coding sequence ATGACGGACGAGCGAATGGGGCTCAACCTCTTTACGATGAACTCGGTCGAGCACGTCAGCGCCGGCTCCTGGCGCTATCCAGGCGACCAATCCCACCGGTATACCGACCGGGAGTACTGGACCGAGTTGGCGCGCACGGCCGAACGCGGCGGGTTCGACGCGATCTTCTTCGCGGATGTGCGGGGGATCTACGACGTCTACGATGACGGTCGCGAAACGGCGATCGAGCGGGCGGTCCAGACCCCGTCGAACCACCCACAGGCGCTGGTGCCCGCGATGGCCGAGGTCACAGACCACCTCGGCTTTGCGATCACGCGCTCGACGACCTACGCCCATCCCTATCAGCTGGCCCGCGAGTTCTCGACGCTCGACCACCTCACCGACGGCCGGGTGGCGTTCAACGTCGTCACCTCGTATCTCGACAGTGCCGCCCGAAACCTCGGGCTCGAACAACGCATGGATCACGACGGGCGCTACGACCGCGCGGCGGAGTTCATGCAGGTCTGTTACCGCCTCTGGGAGGGCAGCTGGGACGACGATGCCGTCGCTCGGGACCGCGAACAGGGCGTCTACACTGATCCGGAGAAAGTGAGGGAGATCGACTTCGAGGGCGAGTATTTCGACGTTCAGGGCCCCCACGGCTGTGAGCCCTCCCCCCAGCGGACACCCGTGATCTATCAGGCGGGTTCCTCCGAGCGCGGGCGCGAGTTCGCCGCGAAGAACGCCGAGGCGGTCTTCACCAGCCAGCCCACAGAGAAGGGCGTAAGGGATTACATGGCCGATATGCGCGAGCGAGCCGCCGAGTGCGGTCGGGATCCCGACTCGCTCGACTTCTTTGCCGGACTCGTCCCGATCGTCGGCGAGACCGCGGAGATCGCCCAGGCCAAACACGAGAGCTACAAAGAGACCATCGACGTGGAGGCGACCCTCGCGCTACTCAGCGGGTTCATGGATATGGACCTCTCGGAGCTCAACCCCGACCAGAAGCTCGAACACATCGAGACCGAGGCGATTCAGGGTGCCGTGAACGCCTTCACGAAGAGCGACCCCGATCGCGAGTGGACGGTGCGGGAGATGGCGCAGTTCGCCGGGCTCGGGACGACCTCGCCCGTCGTGGTCGGCCCGCCCGAGGAAATCGCCGACGCCTTCGAGCACTGGTTCCACGAGGTCGGCGTCGACGGCTTCAACGTCAAGGAGGTGATCAGGCCGAACAGCCTGCGTGATTTCGTCGACCTCGTCGTCCCCGAGCTACGCGAGCGCGGGCTGGTTCGGGGAGAGTACGAGGACGGGACGCTGCGCGAAAGCCTGACCGGCCGCTCGGAGCTCGCGGAGGATCACCCCGGCAAGCGAGAGGCGATATCCGCGATGGGGCTACGAGAGCTATAG